The following is a genomic window from Micrococcus cohnii.
TACCCGCGTCTTCTGCTCGGCCTGAACCTGACCGACATCACCGCCGGCTACCGCGCCTACCGGGCGAGCGTGCTCCAGGAGATCGACCTGGACGCCGTCCAGTCCAAGGGATACGGCTTCCAGGTGGACATGACCTTCCGCACCGCGCGCCTGGGTCGACGCATCGTCGAGGTGCCGATCACCTTCGTCGAGCGGAAGCTTGGCGAGTCCAAGATGTCCGGGGGCATCATCGGTGAGGCCGTCGTCAACGTCACCCGCTGGGGCCTGCAGGCACGCGCCGCGAAGCTGCGTTCGCTGCTGGGCCGCTGACCGGGACGCGACGGCCCGGAGCGCGGGGCTGTCCGCACACACGTCCGCAGACACACAGGGCCCCGCATCCTCGCAAGGATGCGGGGCCCTGCCGTGTGTGGCCGGGTACCGGTTCAGGCCTCGGCGGACTCGCCGCGCTGGGCACGCAGCTTCGCCAGCTGGGTCTGGAAGGTCTCCTCGAGCTCCTCGAGCGAACGCCGCTCCAGCAGCATGTCCCAGTGGGTGCGCACGGGCTTCTCATTGCCCTCCTCCGGCTTGGCGCCGTCGACGAGGAAGGCCTCCTTGCCGGTCTTGGTGGTCCAGGTCGCCGGGATCTCCGCCTCGACGGAGAACACCACGACCACGGATTCTCCGTCCTCGCTGCGGTACTCGACGCGCTGGCGGGCCGCCGGCTCGACGCCGGCCTCCGACTCGAGGGACTGGGCGCCCAGCCGCATGCCGCGAAGGCTTCGATCGCTCACGTACTCACTCCTTGGTCAGTCGCACTGTGCGTCGTCGCAGACGCCCCGTCTTCGGGGCGTGACACGACGACCACCTCGTTCAACGCATCATTGTCCCACGGAATTTCCCTCGTCCTCGTCACGACCGGCCGGACGAGTGCCCGGGGCGGGTGCGCCGTCGGCCGCCTCACCGACGGGCAGATCGAGGTTCTCAGGCACGGCCAGCGCTTCGTCGAGCGAGGTCATGCGCATCTCGTCCGCGGTCATCGCGCGGGCGGTCATCGACTCCATGACCCCCGTCGAGCGCAGGCCTTCGGCCGTCGTCGGTCGGGAACGGCGCTCGGCTCGCGAGGTGTCGGCGGCGGGAGCCTCGGAGGCCCCGGCCGAGCTCGTCGCGGGCGCGGCGTCGGGTCGTCCGGGGCGCTCACCCGGTGCCTCGGGCGAGTGCGTTCGCGCCGAGGCGTCATCGTGGGCCGAGCGAGCGGCGGTGCCGGCAGCGGGGGACCGGTTGGACTCGAAGAGGCTGCCCACGCCCTTGAGTGCGTCCGAGAGTTCCGAGGGAATGACGAAGACCGTGTTGGACTGTCCGTCGGCGAGCTTGGGCAGCTGCTGCAGGTACTGGTAGGCGAGCACCTCGTTGTCGGCGCCGCCGGCGTGGATGGCGTGGAAGAGCACGTCGATGGCCTCGGCCTCCGCGTTGGCCCGCAGGATGCGCGACTGCGCTTCGCCCTCGGCGGCGAGGATCTGGGCCTGTCGCTCGCCCTCGGCGGTGAGGATCTGCGACTGTTTGGTGCCCTCCGCCGTCAGGATCGCGGCACGGCGGTCCCGTTCGGCGCGCATCTGCTTCTCCATCGAGTCCTGAATCGAGTGCGGCGGATCGATCGCCTTGAGCTCGACGCGGGAGACGCGCAGACCCCATTTCCCGGTCGCCTCGTCGAGAACGCCGCGCAGCCGGTTGTTGATCGTGTCGCGGGAGGTCAGGGCCTCCTCCAGGTTCATCCCGCCGACGACGTTGCGCAGCGTCGTGGTGGTCAGCTGCTCGACCGCGTGGATGTAGTTGGCGATCTCGTAGGTCGCCGCCTTCGCATCGGTCACCTGGAAGTAGACGACCGTGTCGATCGAGACGACGAGATTGTCCTCCGTGATGACCGGCTGCGGCGGGAAGGAGACCACCTGCTCGCGCATGTCCATATGCGGGAGCATGCGGTCGATGAACGGGATGACGAGGGTCAGGCCGGCGCCGGCGGTGCGCTGGTACCGGCCGAGCCGCTCGATGTTCGCGGTGCGGGCCTGCGGGACGATCTTGACCGTGTTGATCAGGATCACCACCACGAGCACGACCAGCACCACGAGCACGATCAGGGAGTCCATGGAGCGTTGCCTCTCTTGATAGCGGGGGAGCGCCGACGGTGTCGACGGTCGGTGTCACGTGTCAGTGTCAGTGTGCAGCAGAGTCCGGAGAATCCCAGTCGATGCTCGGCACGGGGCGCACGATCAGGCTGGCGCCGTCGACGGCGACGATGTCCACCTGCGTGCCCGGGGCCACGTCGGGATGGCCAGGCTCGACCCGGGCCGACCACACCTCGCCGTCCAGGCGGATCCGACCGTCGCGTCCGTCGACGGGGGAGTCGGCCTGCAGCCGCCGTCCGGGCAAGGACTCGAGGTAGGAGACGGACTCCGGGGTGCTCTGCCGCAGGTGCCGCAGCGCCACCGGCCGGACCGCGGCGAGCATCCCGAGCGAGACGACGGCGAAGACGATCGCCTGGATCGCGAGGGGAGCTCCGAGCAGGGACGCGACCATGCCGCCGAGCGCGCCCGCGGCGAGCATCAGGAACAGCAGGTCCAACAGGAGAATCTCGATGCCGGCCAGCACGAGGGCGGCCACCAGCCACATCCACCACGACCCGGCCTCGATCCACTCCATGGCGCCGATTCTTCCACAGCCCTGACCCGAACACACCGACGCTGCACGAGTCGGTCCTCAGCCCACGCGGGGGTGCCGCCTAGGGCGTGTTGCTAAAGGAGGGTAGTCAGCCAGTGCAGTGTCGCTGCGAGGCTGAGCCCGGCGTGATAGTTCCGGGCGTACTTGTCCGAGCGCATCGCGATCCCTCGCCACTGCTTGAGCCGGTTGAAGCACCGCTCCACGACATTGCGTCCCCGGTAGCGCTGGCGCTGGTCTTCACAGAAGTCGATCGGCCGGCCCGGGCGTCTGCGCCGGTGCGTGATCTGATCGGCCCGCTCGGGGATCGTGGCCGCGATGCCATGCCGGCGCAGCCAGGCCCGGTTCACCTTCGAGGGGTAGCCCTTGTCTGCAATCAGGCGGTCAGGCCGTATCCGGGGCCGCCCACG
Proteins encoded in this region:
- a CDS encoding RNA polymerase-binding protein RbpA, encoding MSDRSLRGMRLGAQSLESEAGVEPAARQRVEYRSEDGESVVVVFSVEAEIPATWTTKTGKEAFLVDGAKPEEGNEKPVRTHWDMLLERRSLEELEETFQTQLAKLRAQRGESAEA
- a CDS encoding NfeD family protein, with translation MEWIEAGSWWMWLVAALVLAGIEILLLDLLFLMLAAGALGGMVASLLGAPLAIQAIVFAVVSLGMLAAVRPVALRHLRQSTPESVSYLESLPGRRLQADSPVDGRDGRIRLDGEVWSARVEPGHPDVAPGTQVDIVAVDGASLIVRPVPSIDWDSPDSAAH
- a CDS encoding SPFH domain-containing protein; protein product: MDSLIVLVVLVVLVVVILINTVKIVPQARTANIERLGRYQRTAGAGLTLVIPFIDRMLPHMDMREQVVSFPPQPVITEDNLVVSIDTVVYFQVTDAKAATYEIANYIHAVEQLTTTTLRNVVGGMNLEEALTSRDTINNRLRGVLDEATGKWGLRVSRVELKAIDPPHSIQDSMEKQMRAERDRRAAILTAEGTKQSQILTAEGERQAQILAAEGEAQSRILRANAEAEAIDVLFHAIHAGGADNEVLAYQYLQQLPKLADGQSNTVFVIPSELSDALKGVGSLFESNRSPAAGTAARSAHDDASARTHSPEAPGERPGRPDAAPATSSAGASEAPAADTSRAERRSRPTTAEGLRSTGVMESMTARAMTADEMRMTSLDEALAVPENLDLPVGEAADGAPAPGTRPAGRDEDEGNSVGQ